The sequence tggggaggggggttactacagggggattaactggggaggggggttactacagggggattaactggggaggggggttactacaataggattaactggggaggggggttactacaataggattaactggggaggggggttactacaataggattaactggggagggggattactacagtgggattaactggggaggggggttactacaataggattaactggggagggggattactacagtgggattaactgggggaggggggattattacagtgggattaactggggaggaaggttactacagggggattaactgggggagggggattactacaataggattaactgggggagggggggttactacaataggattaactgggggagggggattactacaatagcattaactgggggaggggggttactacagtgggattaactgggggagggggattactacagtgggattaactggggaggggggttactacagggggattaactgggggagggggattactacaatagcattaactggggaggggggttactacagtgggattaactgggggagggggattactacagtgggattaactggggaggggggttactacagggggattaactggggaggggggttactacaataggattaactggggaggggggttactacaatgggattaactggggagggggattactacagtgggattaactgggggaggggggattattacagtgggattaactgggggagggggattactacagtgggattaactgggggagggggattattaaagtgggattaactggggaggggggattactacaataggattaactggggaggggggttactacaatagcattaactggggagggaggttactacaataggattaactggggaggggggttactacaataggattaactggggaggggggattactacagtggggttaactgggggaggggggattactacagtgggattaactgggggatggggattactacagtgggattaactgggggagtgggattactacaataggattaactgggggagggggattactacaataggattaactggggaggggggttactacaataggattaactggggaggggggattactacagtggggttaactgggggagggggattaacaataggattaactgggggaggaaggattactacagtgggattaactggggaggggggataactacagtgtgtcctgggggaggggggattactacagtgtgtcctagggggaggggggttactacagtgtgttctagggggagggggggggttactacagtgtgtcctggggggaggggggtaactacagtgtgttctagggggagggggggttactacagtgtgttctagggggagggggggtactacaATAGCATTAACTGGGGAGGgaggttactacaataggattaactgggggaggggggattactacagtgggattaactgggggagggggattactacagtgggattaactgggggagtgggattactacaataggattaactgggggagggggattactacaataggattaactggggaggggggttactacaataggattaactggggaggggggattactacagtggggttaactgggggagggggattaacaataggattaactgggggaggggggattactacagtgggattaactggggaggggggataactacagtgtgtcctgggggaggggggattactacagtgtgtcctagggggagggaggttactacagtgtgttctagggggagggggggggttactacagtgtgttctagggggagggggggggggttactacagtgtgtcctggggggaggggggtaactacagtgtgttctagggggagggggggtactacagtgtgtcctaggggaaGGGGGTAACAACAGTGtgttctagggggagggggggtaactacagtgtgttctagggggaggggggtactacagtgtgtcctagggggaggggggtaactacagtgtgttctagggggagggggggttactactgtTGGACctttggggagatgggggttactacaatgggatatggggcacagagagttactgtgaagcagatgaggattatactggagacaggagcctaaaatgtttgtctcgcagatggccggagaggttttcaagatggccgtgcatgatggcaaagaaccacaaaagtgatcaacaagagaagacgtcccatgtgagtgactgaataactgcactataatcacctataaggtctgcaggtgtacagcctcatctactgcTATATAGTCAGTGCTGAGGGACAGTACTGCTCTGTGaatagtggatgttatgcagtaatagtatgggggggataagtcactatgcggtgaagatctggtggtaaAATTTGTTtactatataatggtaataggcaaTGGGGGCGTGTCCataggggcgtggcacattgccgtgactgtccctctttcctccgagcaaaagttgggaggtatgtttaTATCTACCCATACACAGCAGCAGTATGATTACAGCTCTGctccttcttcatacttacacgatggtgtCCAGACTAGGGCTCCCCTGGTGTATTGGGCATGCGTAGTCTCTGTAACAATAAACATGGCTGTGGTTAGGGTTGTTGACACTATGTTCTATCTAAAAATTACATTAAATCTCATCAGTTGCAAAGTGTCACTAAAATATGACCTTAAACTCCAGGATTTATTCCATGTAAATTCCCATTATGTTTTATGCTGCTTGAACCACAAATTATAGTGGTGATCCCCATTGGCTTCTTTGCCCATGAACCTTGATTGATTGATTTCTCCTTATACTcaaacagggagagatctattAATCAAAGGAGAAGCATGTGGATGCTGCCCGGATGATTCATAGTTCGGGCAGTATAAACACATCTTTTTAATACTAACACACTATTGGCGCCATATTCCCTAGCATTATCCTTCTATTATGAAGCAGGAAAAATATAGAAATAATACATATTATAGGTGTAATAGTCACCCCTGCAGGTGCAGCACATTTGTACAATAACTTGCCTATAAGACTGGCCCTAGTTATAAGATTTCATGCTGCTGGACACGTTCCTCCAACgactttcttttttgttttagcAAAAAATGTTCGTTTTTTTATACTGACGGACGCCAGTGATGATCATTATTAACAaccgtcattataaaaaaacatagccaaagggtgaaCCAGGGActaaaagtcacacattttttagCTAGCAAACAGTTGCACAAAAAATGTTGACTTTTTGACACAAAAACCTAGGACTACAATCTTGATAATTTCCCACCAATATATTTGAAGGAGATAAATCATCTACAATGGCTTCCTTTTTTACAGTGATTTACTTACCCGTCCAGTTCGTTGTCGTCCTCCTTTCTGGTGTCTTCGGTCCTGATAGTTACAAAATAGAAAAGATATTgagaacccaactacaagagaCATTCATATTACAATGATTACATATCACAATGATTTACTTACCCGTCCGGTTGGTCGTTGTTCTCGTCCTCTTCGGTGTCTTGGGTCCTGTTAGTTACAAAGTAGAAAAGATATTgagaacccaactacaagagaCATTCATATTACAATGATTACACATTACAATGATTTACTTACCCGTCCGGTTGGTCGTTGTTCTCGTCCTCTTCGGTGTCTTGGGTCCTGTTAGTTACAAAATAGAAAAGATATTGAGAACCCAACTGCAAGAGACATTCATATACATTACTATAGTGGAGAAAAATAAGCCCATAGATAAGAAGAGCCCCCCCTGTCCCgtcctgtcaccgctcccctcTCTATACTGGATGGCAAATAAAGGTAATTTTGTGCATTTAGAGaaggtccctatacactatataccttggTCAGCTGTGCCCGAccgggtgtatggggctctcccgaacaGCCGCAACAGATGATTCTGGCGGCGATAGGCGTCGGGTGTGAAGGAAAATCACCGCCCAGCCCCTTTGTttagggagagataagccacagtcaaagcagtctggctgcagcttacccctccccatagagaatacaggaacgctCGGCcatgctgaacgttcctgtgtgtggggaggaaggTCAGAGGGCGGAAAGATAATTGACGTCCCAAGTATTATTGGACCGTCAGTTATTGTATGTTTGAAGTGTATGGCCAAGCGAAGTCAGTCCTTTTTATAGCTCACCTTGGGGTGGCGCTGatgtcctcctgctcctcctcttcatcaacttccctgtatatagtataaaacagctcatatactgatatatagttattatagatatgttattacatagagaCTTGGGTGGGGAGTTTATAAGGCAAAGCAGTGACATAACATAATGAAATCATTATATCTACCCATACACAGCAGGAGATAAATCACCTTCAatggcttcatttttttttataatgatttaCTTACCCGTCCAGTTCGGTGTCTTCTGTGTCTTTGTCCTCTTCGGTGTCTTCGGTGTCTTTGTTGTCTTTGTCCTCTTCGGTGTCTTGGTTGTCTTTGTCCTCTTCGGTGTCTTTGTTGTCTTTGTCCTCTTCGATGTCTTCAGTCCTGTTAGTTGCAGAATAGAAAAATTATTGAGAACCCAACAACAATAGACATTCATATACACTACTATAGAACACGGGGAGCTGAGTATACAGGcaggtttcttacctttatcctctgcatCTTTTTCATGTAATTTGTTGTTTagttcatatgctaatgaggtggtttggtgcactgggggcgggacta is a genomic window of Dendropsophus ebraccatus isolate aDenEbr1 chromosome 12, aDenEbr1.pat, whole genome shotgun sequence containing:
- the LOC138769684 gene encoding uncharacterized protein; its protein translation is MARRPATRTEDSEDDGPDFEWLMEVKYAPRVYRGNKYPLHQWRPSLYTIWEVDEEEDDEEDIIFTPRTEDIEEDKDNKDTEEDKDNQDTEEDKDNKDTEDTEEDKDTEDTELDGEVDEEEEQEDISATPRTQDTEEDENNDQPDGTQDTEEDENNDQPDGTEDTRKEDDNELDGDYACPIHQGSPSLDTIVEVDEEEEEISATPRSSSRRTIMDRIRALFCCCCKTKDD